The segment GGCGTCGAACAGGAGATTGCCATAGCTGATGGCGTCCGCGGAGCTCCCGCCCTCGATCGCCCTGCGGTACCACTCCTCGGCCGTCCCCGGGTCGCCCTGGTGATCGACCAACAGGTCGGCGTAGTGGCCCATCGCGGCCGGGTCCCCGGCTTCGGCGAGTTCACGATAGAGGTCCATCGCCTGGCTGACACCGCCGTTTCGAAGCGTCAGATTGGCCAGGTTCCGTTTGCCGTCCACATCGCCCGCGTTGGCAGACCGGCGATACCAGACCTCCGCCTCCGCCTCGTTCCCCCGCGCGCTCAACAGAACGCCGAGGTTCACCATCGCGTCGACGTCGCCCCCCGCCGTGGCCTTCCGGTACCACTCCTCGGCTGTGCCCACGTTGTCGTTGTGCTCGGCCAGGACGCCGAGTTGGAATCCGGCGTTGGATTCCCCGAGGTCGAACGCTGTGCGCAGCCACGTCTCCGCCGCGCCTACTTGGTCGAGGTCCGCGTGGAGGGACCCGAGCCGCAACGCCGCCTGCGGGTGGCCCGTGCGTGCGGCCTTCTCGTACTCGAGCATCGCGGCGGCCGAGTTGTCCGCTCGTTCAAGGTCCTGCCCGCGCGCGAACGCCAGCTCAGCGTCCGAGTCGTCGGCCGCGTCGTGGTTGTCTGGGGGGCCACTTCCGGCGGAGCGAGGCCGTTCTCCCCGTGGGGGAGTGGGGGGAGGAGTGTTGGTGGCGGCGAACCCGGGGTACTGTCGCGTCGGCGGGTCGGGGGGCGTGACCTCGGTGGCATCGTCGCTCACGAGCTTCGTCTGTGCCGTGACCATGGCGGTGAGCGGTTCCGGCAGCCACGCCTTCTGGGACGGGATCTGGCTGGCCATCCGCAGGAGCTCCGGAAGTCCCGGCCGCCGCACCGGATCCTTCGCCAAGCAGCGGTCGAGAAGCTCGCGTAACCCGTCGGGGACGTCAGCGAGGTCTGGGTCCCCGTCACACACCCGGCGCATCTGTGTCAGGGGGTGACCGGTCCCGAACACCGGCCGGCCTTGGGCGGCGAACCCGAGGAGGGCGCCGAGCGCGAACACGTCGCTCGCCGGAGTGAGTTCCCGGTGTTCCACTTGCTCCGGCGACCAGAAGCCCGGCGTCCCGATCGCCATTCCGGTTTTGGTGAGCTTGGTTCCGTCGGCGAGGTGGGCGATCCCGAAGTCAAGGACGCGCGGTCCGTCCTTGGCGAGAAGCACGTTTCCCGGTTTCAGGTCCCGATGGACCAATCCGCTGCGGTGGATGTCGCGCAGCGCTTCACTCAGCCCCGCCCCCAGTGTTCGTACAGTGCCCTCGGGGAGCGGCCCGTGCTCCGAAACCGCCTGGTCCAACGTGGGTCCGGGAATGTAGACCGTGGCCAACCACGGGGTCGCGGCCCGGATCCGCATCCACCACCGGAGCCGTGAACGCCCCACTGACCTGCCGCACCGCGTCGATCTCCCGTGAGAACCGATCCCGGAACTCCGAGTCGGCGGCCAGCTCCCGGTGAATCACCTTCACCGCCACCAGCCGGTTGCTCAGCGACTGGCCCAGGTACACCAACCCCATCCCACCAGCCCCGAGCCGCCCCAACAGCCGGTAGTCGCCGATCTCCGGTGGGTCACTGTCATCCAACGGCTGCATGCGCACGAACTCCGAGGGCGAGGGGTGATCGATGCCCACTATTCAACATGAGCCGCCACGACCCCGTCGAATCCCCACCCTTCCCGGATGAGTCTTCCCCGTCTCGCCCATCCCCGCGTGCGCGGGGCTTTCACAACGACGGACGTGACAGTGCGCGAATCAGACGGTCCATCCCCGTGTGCGCGGGGTTTTCCGAACCCAAAGACCGGTCGCCAGATCACCAACCGGTCCATCCCCGTGTGCGCGGGGTTTTCAGGGCGTGACCTGGGGTTTTTCGGTGTCGTTATCGTTTCGCGATGGTTGGGGTGCGATCCAGCGTCTCATGATGCCCCCACAGAAGGGAAAGTGGACGATTGTCGTCCACTTTTTGTGTCGATGTGCGTGCTCGACCGTGGAATCGCGGACAAGGTACGTCCTCGAATCACCACTCACTCCGTTCGGGTGGAGTGTCTGGGGTCGGCGATGGGGCCGGCGACCTGGGGGTCTTCGGGGATGAAGACGATGGACCACGTGGACATGTCAATGTCGTAGCGGTCGTAGGGGTCGGCGGCGGCTTCGTTGACTGTGGTGGGGTTGCAGTATTGGGGCACCGTGGCGTCGCGCCCGCCGGCTTCCAGCATGGGGGCGACCTGTTCGCAGGACATGTCGTCGAAGAAGGCGCGCTGGATGCCGGTTCCCGACCATCCCTCCACGAACTCGCCACCGCCAGAGACGAACTCCTCGGCGACCGTCATCGCGCGGTCGCAGTCGACGTCCCAGGCGTCGGCGTGGACGGTGAACGCGGATCCGTCCGGAGTGTTCACGGTGCCGCAGCCTGGTGTGTAGACGAGCAGGGTGTGCATGGCCGACTGGACGTTGTATTCCACCTCCGGCTCCGCCACCTCCACTGGTGCGTCGAGTTCGGTGAAGGTGACCGTGGCCTCCCAACCGCTCGTGGTGTAGGCCATCTGGACCGGGTTTCCCGCGTCGTCGATCCAGACCTCTCCGGTGGCGTCGAGCTCTCCCACGGTCTCACCGAGGCCGCGCGGTGCGAGGAAGCTGCCGGAGTAGCGGGTGGTCGTCGTGTCGCCGAGGGTCTCGTCGCCCTCGTCGGTGAGATCGTCGGCCGTCGCCAGTCGGCGCAGTGGTTCGACGATGGAGTCAACGGAGTAGGAGTCCTCCGTGAAGCGGTCCGTGGTGGCGAACCAACTGGCCGGGTCCCGCATGGATGTGCCGTAGGCGTGGATCTCCCCGTCGACGTTGGCCACGATTTCGTTGCGCTGGTCTGGGACGTCCACGGCTTCGCCGTCGATCTCGCTGAGTTCCGCCATGAAGATCGGGACGGGATCCGTGGCGTACCGAACGTCGAAGCCTGTGGCGGTCGCCTGGAGCACCTCCTCCACCGCTGTTCCGCTGGCCACGGAGTACTCGTCGGCGCGTTCGGCGGTGAACTGGCGGGTGAACTCGGCGGCGAAGCCCTCCCCGTCGGCGAGAACCTGGGCCGCCTGCTCGACGATCTCCTGGCGTTGGCTCGCGGCCTGGGCGTCGACGGCGTAGTATCCGCCGGTCCCCACCGCGGCCACGGCCAAGGTCCCCCCGGCCGCGATCGCGACGGTCTTGGTCGTGAACAGGCCCGCGGCCGTTCCGGTGGTGGCTGTGGTCATGCTGGCCGCCGATACAGTGCCGCCGGCCCCGGCCGAGGCCGTCCCCGCGACGGCGCTCCCGCCGGCCGCGGTGGACGCGGACGTCGCCACCGCCGCGGCCCCCACGAGTCCCACGCCACCCGCCAAGGCGACCCACGCGCGCGGGTCGTGGCCGGCGGCGTCGAACCCCCGCCAGACGTTGCCGAGGAGCGCGGCCAGACGGATCCGCGCCTCGGATGGATGGGCCGCCGCCGTCTCGGGGGTGCCCGAGGCGAGTGCGAGGCTCTCGCGGAAGCACTCCAGCGCCAGCGGGCGGTCCGCGGCCACGGGGGAGAGCGCCCGTTCCAGCAGTTCAGCGAGGTCGGGCGGGACGCCGAGGAGGTCCGGGGTGCCGTTGCGGGTGCGGTCAAGCACCGCGCCGGTGTCCCCCACCCCGAAGGGAGGTCGCCCCGTCGCCGCGAAGGCCACGAGCCCGCCCCACGCGAACACGTCCGCCGCGGTGGTGTCGTCCCCGCCGGCGATCCGCTCCGGGGACATGTAGCCGGGCGTGCCGTACACGCCCTCCTCCGGGCTCCGGTCCTGTGCTCGGCGGGCGATTCCGAAGTCCAGGACCCGGGGGCCGTCGGGGGAGAGGACCACGTTTCCGGGTTTGATGTCCCGGTGCAGCACGCTGGCGATGTGCAGCGTGTGCAGCGCCTCGGCGGTACCGGCCGCGAAGGCGAGCAACGCGTTGCCGGTGAGTGGGCCGTGCCGGCGAACGTGCCCGGTGAGGGTGAGCCCGGGCACGAACTCCGTCGCCAGCCACGGCTGTTCGGCCTCGGCGTCCGCTCCCAGGAACCGGGGGGCACACACGACGCTCAGGTCCCGCATCACCGCGACCTCGCGGGCGAAGGTGTCCCTGTAGGCCGGGAGCCCGGCGAGTTCCGGCTTGATGACCTTCACCGCCACACAGGTGTCGTCGACATCCAGCGCCGCGTAGACCGTCCCCATCCCGCCGGCACCGAGCCGGCCGATCACCCGGTAGGGGCCGAGCTGGCGCGGGTCATCGGCGTGGGGCGCTGTCAGTTCCGGGGGTGCGGAGGGATGGGGAGAGGACATGCACAGGAGTGTCGCATCCCACGGGGTGTTCTCGTAGCTCAGGGTCGACCGGCGATCACATATCCGGCAAAAGGTGCGGGATTCCCCTCGTCGAGCACCGACGATGGTCGGAGAGTCAACGGCCCGTGCACCAACGACTCACGTGAGAGTGAGGTAGTGGTACCGGCCCACCTCGGTGAAGCCCAACCGCTCGTAGACGCGTTGCGCGACCTCGTTGTCGGGGACCACCTGGAGCCACAGGTGGCGCACCCCCCGCCGCTGAGCGGCCCGTGCCAGGGCGCCGATCACCGCCCCGGCGTCCCCGTTCCCACGCGCCTCGGGACGGACTCCGAGGCAGGCGAGGCCACCCCAGTCCTCCACCAAGGCCAGCCGCCCCACCGCGCGCACCGATCCACCTCCGGCCGTTCCGGGAATCTGGCCGAACAGGGCCGGGCCACGGGTGAGAACCTGGCGAGCGGTGTCCCAGTACCGCTCACGGGGTTCCGGCCGGTCGACGTCCCACCAGGCGTCCAACCACGCCTCACTCGGGCTGTCCCGCACCTCCACCGGGGAACGGGCGGGGCGCAGCCGCTCCAGTACGGTCGACAACTCGGCCGCGAGATTGAGCGTTGGGGTCCGCGCCTCGTAGCCACGCTTCTCCAGCCGCGCCTCCAGGTCCGAGGGGCGGACCGCGTCGGAGATGTGGAACGTCGGTGCGAGCCCTCGGGCCGCGTACAGCTCCTGCACCTGATCGATCGCCGCGTCGACGTCGGCCGGCTCGTGCAGAGCGAGAACGGAGTTCGCGCGCTTGGTGAACCCGTCGGCCGTGCGCACCAACCACCCGTCAACGTCAATATTGGTCAACCCGGGCCACGCCCGGTCGCTCAGGAGGTCCAACCGTTCCGCATCGATCATGCCCCGACGGTACGGGAACCCAGCTCCCCTCGGCCCGGAGGGGCGTGGCCGATGGGTCGACGACCGCGGATAGGAGCCCCGGCGAGGACCGCGACCTCCCGCCGGTCTATCCCCGGCGTCTCCCCCGGACGCTGCCTCGCCGTTCCGCCGGCGCGTTGAGGGTCGAAGGACGCGCCCTCGCCGCGCGATCTCTCGCATCCCCACTGGGACAGGACCGACCGGCGGGCGTGCCTTGTCCACGGGCCCAAGGGGGTGCCGACGCCCCGCACCCCTTCCAAGCCCCGTCCCGCTGGCGGTCCCTCCGTGCTGGGACGGGACGGTGTTCGTGCTGAGTGGGTATGGCGTCGCCGCCTGGCACGAGGTGCGGGCCACACCCTGTCGGGCCGGGCGTCGCCAAGCGTTGAGCGCGAACCCCTACCGCTGACACGGGGACCAGCGCGGCCTGGACTCCACGACTGCATCGACCACTCCCAGTCCGTTCCTTGCGGTCTGGATGGACGCTGTCCTGGGGCAACGCCGACAACCCCGACCTCTGGGCGTGGTTGGGGCATGGGCGCTCGGCGCCTGTGGTTGTTCGGTCGGCCGATCGAACACTCGTGGCCCCACGAAGCCCGGAGTGAGGGCGCGGGCCTGTCGCCCCGTCCCGTCCCTCACCCCCGCTCGTCGCGGTCGCGTGGTTGTCGTGCCGAAACCGGAGCTTCCAGCGGGTCGCGCCAACCCCCGGGCAAGAGTCGGCTCCGGGGGCGCGGCCCACCCGTGCGAACGAGCGGCTATCCCACTCCACGAAAACGGACGAGGCCGCGTCCGCCCCCTCCGCGGGCGCCGAGGTCATCCTCGGGCCCGCACCTCACCCCTGTTCGTCGCGGGGACGGGTGGCCGTCGCGCTCGGGGTGATCTCGACGATCAGGTGTTTGGTCAGGGGCTGCTCGCTCTGTGGGCTGTAGTCGCCGAGGGCGCACAGCGCGTTGAGTTCCGGCATGTACCCCGTCGCGCAGCCCTGCGGGATGTCGTAGGCGATCGCCCGGTATCCGTACACGGTGCGGCGGCTGCCGTCCTTGGCGATGCTGGTGACGTCGATGAGGTCGAAGGAGACGAGGCCACGGTCGGCCATGTCCTTCTGGTGCATGTAGATCGCGGTGCGCAGGTTGCTGAGCCCGCGGTAGCGGTCGGTGTCGGAGTAGATGGTGGTGTTCCATTGGTCGTGGGACCGCACGGTGCTGAGGGTGAGGCGCCCTTCGCCTGGGTCGGTGTCGGGTAGTGGTGCGAGGGAGAACTCGGCCCGTCCGGACGGAGTCTCGAACACGCGCTCCCTGGCCGGCTGGGCGATTCGGAAGCCCAAGGGGTGCCGCACACGTCGGTTGAAGTCCTCGAACCCGCGCAGCACCGAGCCCATGGTGTCGCGGACGGCGTCGTAGTTCTCGCCGTAGTCCGTCCAGGGTTGTGAACTGTTGGGCAGGGTGGCCATCGCCAACCCGCTGATGATGGCCTCCTCCGACCGGAGGTGTTTGGAGATCGGGTCCCGCATGCCGTAGGACAGGTGCACCATGCTCATCGAGTCCTCCACGGTGGTGCCCTGGGTGCCCGCCGCGGTGATGTCGCGTTCGCTGCGGGCTATGCAGGGGAGGATGAGGGCCTTCTTGCCGTGGACGAGGTGGCTGCGGTTGAGTTTGGTGCTCACCTGCACTGTCAGGTCGCAGTTGCGCAGTGCCTCGAAGGTGCGTGGCGTGTCCGGTCCGGCCAACACGAAGTTGCCGCCCATCCCCACGAAGACCTTCACGTCGCCGCGCAGCATGGCCTCGATCGACTGCACCGTGCCGAGTCCCCGCTCCCGTGGCGGCTCGAAACCACACACGTCGCGGAGCCGGTCCAGGAACTCCTCACCCGGGTGGTGGGTGACGCCGCAGGTACGGTTCCCCTGCACGTTGCTGTGCCCCCGGATCGGGCAGGGCCCCGCCCCCTCCCGGCCGATGTTGCCCCGCAGCAGCAGGAGGTTCACGATCTCCCGCACCGTGTCCACACCGTGCTCCTGTTGGGTGATTCCCAGGCACCACGCGACGATGGTGCGTCGCGACCGCATGTAGATGTCCGCCAGGTGCCGCATCTCCCCCTGGGACACTCCCGACACGCGCTCCAGGTCCCGCCACTCCGTCTCGGCGCACAGCCGACGGTAGGCCTCGAAGTCGTGGGTGTGGTGGGCGATGAACTCGTGGTCGACGGCCCGCGGATTGGCCTCCGTCGCCTCCAGGACGGCCTTGGCGACACCTCGCAACACTGCCAGGTCCCCGCCCACCAGTGGCTGCACGTTCAGGTCACCGGTGGAGGTGGCGTGGAACGTCCCCATGGACACGAACTCGTGCGGCACGATCGTCTTCTCCGAGGCGAGCTCCACCAGCGGGTTGATATGCACGATGGAGGCGCCGCGGCGGTGGGCGTTGGCGAGACTCGTCAGCATGCGCGGCGCGTTGGACGCCGCGTTCACACCGACGATGAACAGGGCCTCGGCCTCGTCCCAGTCCTCGAG is part of the Spiractinospora alimapuensis genome and harbors:
- a CDS encoding serine/threonine-protein kinase, whose product is MRIRAATPWLATVYIPGPTLDQAVSEHGPLPEGTVRTLGAGLSEALRDIHRSGLVHRDLKPGNVLLAKDGPRVLDFGIAHLADGTKLTKTGMAIGTPGFWSPEQVEHRELTPASDVFALGALLGFAAQGRPVFGTGHPLTQMRRVCDGDPDLADVPDGLRELLDRCLAKDPVRRPGLPELLRMASQIPSQKAWLPEPLTAMVTAQTKLVSDDATEVTPPDPPTRQYPGFAATNTPPPTPPRGERPRSAGSGPPDNHDAADDSDAELAFARGQDLERADNSAAAMLEYEKAARTGHPQAALRLGSLHADLDQVGAAETWLRTAFDLGESNAGFQLGVLAEHNDNVGTAEEWYRKATAGGDVDAMVNLGVLLSARGNEAEAEVWYRRSANAGDVDGKRNLANLTLRNGGVSQAMDLYRELAEAGDPAAMGHYADLLVDHQGDPGTAEEWYRRAIEGGSSADAISYGNLLFDAERYSEAEHWFRHAADHGHLAGRNNLANTLVELGRLPEAERTYRQAIDAGNVGAGFGYGMFLVKAGRDSEAEHWLRKAVEVEPNAHNTLGNALHNQGRLREAEEHYRKAADNGDTVGMYNLGILLADQGRDADARHWLTRARDGGDPDAADRLRELTDARRDPPPPGPPPPPPSAFSAASSETSRRDSKEPADDDDEGKVGLFFFAMVFVMLLGLVPVLQIPIGWAALGLWGWASGHVSSLPSPDFPGLFTGEGFRQVLSTGYFLVNVVGMGIGVVGGLVTRDKDYGDWALILGAFITCLVTFLILRG
- a CDS encoding FdhF/YdeP family oxidoreductase encodes the protein MTDGDAPQDNFSVGTPHSPAPGRGPGGGTPDWRPYNHPSAGWGAAKSVARVIAKSGEPVNGVRATVTMNQENGGFDCPGCAWPDDRHGLHLDICENGIKHVTWEMTRKTVGKEFFARHSVRELSEWSDHALEAAGRIAGPLSYDPETDHYVPISWESAFEMVGAELRALDSPDQATFYTSGRLSNEGSFLYNLWVREFGTNNMPDCSNMCHEASGRALTDSLGTNKGTVMLEDWDEAEALFIVGVNAASNAPRMLTSLANAHRRGASIVHINPLVELASEKTIVPHEFVSMGTFHATSTGDLNVQPLVGGDLAVLRGVAKAVLEATEANPRAVDHEFIAHHTHDFEAYRRLCAETEWRDLERVSGVSQGEMRHLADIYMRSRRTIVAWCLGITQQEHGVDTVREIVNLLLLRGNIGREGAGPCPIRGHSNVQGNRTCGVTHHPGEEFLDRLRDVCGFEPPRERGLGTVQSIEAMLRGDVKVFVGMGGNFVLAGPDTPRTFEALRNCDLTVQVSTKLNRSHLVHGKKALILPCIARSERDITAAGTQGTTVEDSMSMVHLSYGMRDPISKHLRSEEAIISGLAMATLPNSSQPWTDYGENYDAVRDTMGSVLRGFEDFNRRVRHPLGFRIAQPARERVFETPSGRAEFSLAPLPDTDPGEGRLTLSTVRSHDQWNTTIYSDTDRYRGLSNLRTAIYMHQKDMADRGLVSFDLIDVTSIAKDGSRRTVYGYRAIAYDIPQGCATGYMPELNALCALGDYSPQSEQPLTKHLIVEITPSATATRPRDEQG
- a CDS encoding serine/threonine protein kinase — protein: MSSPHPSAPPELTAPHADDPRQLGPYRVIGRLGAGGMGTVYAALDVDDTCVAVKVIKPELAGLPAYRDTFAREVAVMRDLSVVCAPRFLGADAEAEQPWLATEFVPGLTLTGHVRRHGPLTGNALLAFAAGTAEALHTLHIASVLHRDIKPGNVVLSPDGPRVLDFGIARRAQDRSPEEGVYGTPGYMSPERIAGGDDTTAADVFAWGGLVAFAATGRPPFGVGDTGAVLDRTRNGTPDLLGVPPDLAELLERALSPVAADRPLALECFRESLALASGTPETAAAHPSEARIRLAALLGNVWRGFDAAGHDPRAWVALAGGVGLVGAAAVATSASTAAGGSAVAGTASAGAGGTVSAASMTTATTGTAAGLFTTKTVAIAAGGTLAVAAVGTGGYYAVDAQAASQRQEIVEQAAQVLADGEGFAAEFTRQFTAERADEYSVASGTAVEEVLQATATGFDVRYATDPVPIFMAELSEIDGEAVDVPDQRNEIVANVDGEIHAYGTSMRDPASWFATTDRFTEDSYSVDSIVEPLRRLATADDLTDEGDETLGDTTTTRYSGSFLAPRGLGETVGELDATGEVWIDDAGNPVQMAYTTSGWEATVTFTELDAPVEVAEPEVEYNVQSAMHTLLVYTPGCGTVNTPDGSAFTVHADAWDVDCDRAMTVAEEFVSGGGEFVEGWSGTGIQRAFFDDMSCEQVAPMLEAGGRDATVPQYCNPTTVNEAAADPYDRYDIDMSTWSIVFIPEDPQVAGPIADPRHSTRTE
- a CDS encoding GNAT family N-acetyltransferase, which translates into the protein MIDAERLDLLSDRAWPGLTNIDVDGWLVRTADGFTKRANSVLALHEPADVDAAIDQVQELYAARGLAPTFHISDAVRPSDLEARLEKRGYEARTPTLNLAAELSTVLERLRPARSPVEVRDSPSEAWLDAWWDVDRPEPRERYWDTARQVLTRGPALFGQIPGTAGGGSVRAVGRLALVEDWGGLACLGVRPEARGNGDAGAVIGALARAAQRRGVRHLWLQVVPDNEVAQRVYERLGFTEVGRYHYLTLT